The proteins below come from a single Nocardioides eburneiflavus genomic window:
- a CDS encoding helicase, with amino-acid sequence MASPRRSGVRRRSASPRRRSTGKPPRPSPTAGPGERLWVLDVPYGTQVDGATWHPAVRTHLYVGRALPAHLAPYAPGPHTLGRFIENTLNPASPTPSPDPIEELEPRRIQFEAADAIAARAAAGGRQFLLADEPGVGKTISAVLGATAVGDLRGARRVLVVADRPAAITIGHWCRTITALGDGGLEWVVITWDRLEKVKDHAWDVIIADEAHALRRTTTKRWKLWARISGHGKPHDQAPFVIATTATPGHTPLELPYLAPAYAQVLGESMREWTSATRPGEAFATALERHGVGVERGRYGATWTTDPARRAADLELVRGWLDEERPPAMLHRAAPWGPVPISGMPVALTPAERTAYEAEWGEFCREMDLARRGRNVAKGRAALLRFRQKAGLIRVDSTVAWIGQQVEAERQVACSVEFVATAADPIADRLRDSGIEVATIYGRDRFDPEAERLRFQTGRAKVCVFTTVASISLHAGETLADGHRASTEPRVGVFHQARFSGIAGRQVTGRTHRDHQVSPWHIAYAEGTVEEQVGKVMVERIAAASDTVGSDTSGLADLARLLGADWLPVTTLTADGGPPDS; translated from the coding sequence GTGGCCAGCCCCCGACGATCCGGCGTACGTCGACGCAGCGCGTCCCCGCGTCGACGCAGCACGGGGAAGCCGCCGCGGCCGTCGCCGACCGCCGGGCCGGGCGAACGGCTCTGGGTGCTCGACGTCCCGTACGGGACGCAGGTCGACGGCGCCACCTGGCACCCGGCGGTGAGGACCCACCTGTACGTCGGGCGCGCCCTGCCTGCGCACCTCGCACCGTACGCGCCGGGGCCGCACACGCTCGGTCGGTTCATCGAGAACACCCTCAACCCCGCCAGCCCGACGCCGAGTCCCGATCCGATCGAGGAGCTCGAGCCGCGTAGGATCCAGTTCGAGGCAGCCGATGCGATCGCGGCCCGCGCCGCGGCGGGTGGACGGCAGTTCCTCCTCGCCGACGAGCCCGGGGTGGGCAAGACGATCTCCGCGGTCCTCGGAGCGACGGCGGTGGGCGACCTCCGCGGCGCGCGACGGGTGCTCGTGGTGGCCGACCGGCCCGCCGCGATCACGATCGGGCACTGGTGCCGCACGATCACGGCGCTGGGGGACGGCGGCCTGGAGTGGGTCGTGATCACGTGGGACCGGCTGGAGAAGGTCAAGGACCACGCGTGGGACGTGATCATCGCGGACGAGGCCCACGCCCTGCGACGTACGACGACGAAGCGGTGGAAGCTCTGGGCGCGCATCTCGGGGCACGGAAAGCCGCACGACCAGGCGCCGTTCGTCATCGCGACCACCGCGACGCCGGGCCACACGCCGCTGGAGCTGCCCTACCTCGCCCCGGCGTACGCGCAGGTGCTGGGCGAGTCGATGCGGGAGTGGACCTCGGCGACGCGGCCCGGGGAGGCGTTCGCCACCGCGCTCGAGCGCCACGGCGTCGGGGTGGAGCGGGGACGGTACGGCGCGACGTGGACCACCGACCCGGCGCGGCGCGCCGCGGACCTCGAGCTCGTCCGCGGCTGGCTCGACGAGGAGCGGCCGCCGGCGATGCTGCACCGAGCCGCGCCCTGGGGGCCGGTGCCGATCTCCGGCATGCCCGTCGCGCTCACGCCTGCCGAGCGGACGGCGTACGAGGCAGAGTGGGGTGAGTTCTGCCGGGAGATGGACCTCGCCCGGCGCGGCCGCAACGTCGCCAAGGGTCGCGCCGCGCTCCTGCGCTTCCGGCAGAAGGCGGGGCTGATCCGCGTCGACTCGACGGTCGCCTGGATCGGGCAGCAGGTCGAGGCGGAGCGCCAGGTGGCGTGCTCGGTCGAGTTCGTCGCGACCGCCGCCGACCCGATCGCCGACCGGTTGCGTGACTCCGGCATCGAGGTCGCGACCATCTACGGCCGCGACCGGTTCGACCCCGAGGCCGAGCGGCTCCGGTTCCAGACGGGGCGGGCGAAGGTGTGCGTCTTCACCACGGTCGCCTCGATCAGCCTGCACGCCGGGGAGACCCTCGCCGACGGCCACCGGGCGAGCACCGAGCCGCGCGTCGGTGTCTTCCACCAGGCCCGCTTCTCGGGCATCGCCGGACGGCAGGTGACCGGCCGCACCCACCGCGACCACCAGGTCTCGCCGTGGCACATCGCCTATGCCGAGGGCACCGTCGAGGAGCAGGTCGGCAAGGTGATGGTCGAGCGGATCGCCGCGGCCTCCGACACCGTGGGCTCCGACACCAGCGGCCTCGCCGACCTCGCCCGACTCCTCGGTGCGGACTGGCTGCCCGTGACGACGCTGACCGCAGACGGTGGCCCGCCCGATTCCTGA
- a CDS encoding class II glutamine amidotransferase, with translation MCRVLAYIGPEVPLESLLLRPANSLVNQALDPELYPDLHLAGWGFAAWSEHLLKPEDPFLYRRPMAAFYDDNAEHIIPSLQTSTMLGHVRAAAYDSKAVLADENCHPFSFDGTPWIIAQNGYVPNWQLLQRELLPHCKDTYLKQMRGTTDTEFLYVLLLSLLEGDSDDDVQRAVEEVLRLIAKAMKNLDLPGLTKLKMALVSPNRVIGVNVGLGHQGETDPVGDWKELRESGPGTDDFALSMLLEPMHLFLGCHVQDGDEGYDFEACDEADATVAVFASEALTEDGEGWSSLEFGEIAFLEKKGEHVTRRTTKLQV, from the coding sequence ATGTGCCGAGTGCTCGCCTACATCGGGCCTGAAGTCCCCCTCGAGAGCCTGCTGCTCCGGCCGGCGAACAGCCTGGTCAACCAGGCGCTCGACCCCGAGCTCTACCCGGACCTCCACCTGGCCGGGTGGGGCTTCGCGGCTTGGAGCGAGCACCTGCTCAAGCCCGAGGACCCCTTCCTCTACCGCCGGCCGATGGCCGCCTTCTACGACGACAACGCCGAGCACATCATCCCGAGCCTGCAGACGAGCACGATGCTGGGTCACGTCCGAGCCGCCGCGTATGACTCCAAGGCGGTCCTGGCCGACGAGAACTGCCACCCCTTCTCCTTCGACGGGACCCCGTGGATCATCGCCCAGAACGGCTACGTGCCGAACTGGCAGCTGCTGCAGCGCGAGCTGTTGCCGCACTGCAAGGACACCTACCTGAAGCAGATGCGCGGCACGACCGACACGGAGTTCCTCTACGTGTTGCTGCTCTCCCTGCTCGAGGGTGACAGCGACGACGACGTGCAGCGTGCGGTCGAGGAGGTGCTCCGGCTCATCGCCAAGGCTATGAAGAACCTCGACCTCCCCGGCCTGACCAAGCTGAAGATGGCCCTCGTGTCGCCGAACCGGGTCATCGGGGTCAACGTCGGCCTCGGGCACCAGGGCGAGACCGACCCGGTCGGCGACTGGAAGGAGCTGCGCGAGTCCGGCCCGGGCACGGACGACTTCGCCCTCTCCATGCTCCTCGAGCCGATGCACCTGTTCCTGGGCTGCCACGTCCAGGACGGAGACGAGGGCTACGACTTCGAGGCGTGCGACGAGGCGGACGCGACCGTCGCCGTCTTCGCGTCCGAGGCCCTCACGGAGGACGGCGAGGGCTGGTCCTCCCTCGAGTTCGGCGAGATCGCCTTCCTCGAGAAGAAGGGTGAGCACGTCACCCGACGGACGACCAAGCTGCAGGTCTAG